CGACCGGACCCGGTTCGTCTTCACCGTCTACGAGAACGGGTCCGCACGCTGGACCGAGCGACACTTTCAGGGGCTGGCGAACGACACGGAACGCGAGTCGTTCCGCGAGTACGCGGACCGGTTCCGAACCACCGAGACGGACGCGTGGACGGACTTTCAGGTGCGGGCGTCCGAGCTGACAGCGGCGGGGGCGGACGCGACCGGTCGGAACATGACGGCCCGGAACTTCAACCGGACGGCGGGACTGAACAGCGTCGGTAACGGCGTCGTCGAGATGTCGTTCCTGTGGTCGAACTTCGCCGAGACCAGCGGCGACGAGGTCGTCGTGGGCGATATCTTCGAGGGCGGCGGCCCGTACATCAACGAGGACCAGGAACTCAGCGTGGTCGCCGGGCCCTCGCTGTCGGTCGTCGAGTCCGACTCGACCGACCCGGACCAGACAGCAACCCTCGACGGGCGCGACTCGCTGATCTGGTTCGGCCCGGAGTCGTTCCCCAGCGGACTGACGGCCGCGTTTGCGACCGGCGGCGACCCCGCGGACGGGCAAGCGGGCGGGGACGGAACGGGGACGACCGAGACGGACGGCGGTCCCCAGCAGGCGTCGACCGAGGGGATTGGCTTGCTGCCGCTCGTCCTGTTTGGAATCGTGATCGTCGCCATCGGGGCCGGGGCGGGCATCGCCTGGCGGACCGGAATGTTCGGGTCGACGAGTCAGCGGGACGACGACCCCGGAGCGGGCGGCGAGTCCGGCGTCGCTGCCGGCGCGGGGACGGTCGGCGACGCGGAGAGCGACTCGGGTGAGGGCGCAGCCGTGGCGGAAGAGGAGTTGCTGAGCGACGAAGACCGCGTCATCTCGCTGCTGGAGGAGAACGGCGGGCGGATGAAACAGGCGACCATCGTCGACGAGACCGGCTGGTCGAAGTCGAAGGTGAGTATGCTCCTGTCGGACATGGCCGAGGCCGAGGACATCAGCAAACTCCGGGTCGGTCGTGAGAACATCATCAGCCTGAAAGGCCACGAGCCGGACGCGGCCGGGTCGCCGTTCGACGACGAGTAACGCCGCACCGTACTCGCGGCCGTTCGTCGACGCGTCGGGCGGATCCCGCTAGCCTTCGTACTCGTACTCGCCGTCGTCGTCGGAGTCGTACTGGACGCGCACTTCCAGGTCCGGCAACGTGATCTGGTCCGTGGCGAGGTAGGTCGCGTGGATCTCGGCGTTGTCCATCACGATGCCGGGGTTATCGGTCTCGTCGATGGTGACGGTCTTGCCCTCGATCGGATCGCCGGGGGCCTCGATCAGGAAGGTCTCGTCAAGGTCCTCCGAGTCGCTGGCGCTCATTCGGAGGCCGTTGAACGTGCTGTCGGTCGCGTTCAGCCCCGGCGACTGGATGAAGATCTGATCGGTCTCGACGGTGCCACCGGACTCGATCGTGATCCGCATGTTGCCGTCCATCTGGTCGAACGTCACGTCGTCGAAGTCGATTCGCTTGACCAGTCGCATCCCCTCGATGCGGTTGGCCTGCAGTTCCATGACCGTCTGGGGCTGGTCCGACCCGGACTCCTCGACCACGTCGGGGTAGAGCACGAGGTCGTCGCCCTCGATCCTGTCCGCCTCGATGGTGAAGCCGCCGATGCCCGCGACGGGGACCGCGAGGGCTGTGCCGGTACTCAGAAAGAGCAATCCGATGACCGCGATCACACCGAGCGAAACGCCGGTACTCTTCGCCAGTAACGTTTTGTCGTACATGGTGTTCCCTTTCGTGGTTGGCTCACCGGCGACGCGCCGTCGCACTCGCCACCGTCCCGCCGGGCACCGCAGGTCCCGACGGTGACGGTCCGCCCCCAGGAACGAACGATCCCTCTACCGGTCGACTCGCCGTCGACCGTCCCGCGTCACAACCACCTGTAGCCGTACGAGAGATCCCGGGGAGAGTATTTTCGCGGACAACCGGCCGAACAGTAGGCGGGTAGCGACCCGACGGTCGGCCCTCACCCATCGATCGCCTACACCCCGTTACCGCCAGCGTACCCGTTCCTGGCGATTGGTCGCGGGTCGAGGCCCCGAACCGGAGACAGCCCGCAGCCGTGTGGTACGTGACCGGATGACGTTGTGTGCGGTGGCGGAGGAATCCGGCAAGCGGCGGGCCGTCTGTCGATTGGTAGGCCGGGCCACGGTGGTCCCAAAGCGGAACTGTTAAACACATCTCGCGGTTACGAGGGAATAGACGCGCCGAGGGCGTCACAGACGCCCGGAGCGTGGCGCTCCGATGGTGTAGTCCGGCCAATCATATTGCCCTCTCACGGCAATGACCAGGGTTCAAATCCCTGTCGGAGCATTGCAGCGAGCGTCACACTGTGACGCGAGCGAAACGCGCACGTCAGGGATTTGAATCACGCGAGACGAACGGAGTGAGTCTCGCCATCGGGTTCAAATCCCTGTCGGAGCATTTTGCTGCGAACAATTCGTGAGTAGCAAATGCGACTCAGCGGGATTTGAAGTAGAGAAATCGCAACCTGCGAGCGGTAGCGAGCAGGTCCGGTTTCGCGTGGTTCAAATCCCTGTCGGAGCACTTCTGTCGGTCACTGAGTGGCCCCAGATTCGACTCTCGACCCCTCGATAACCAGTTGCCTGATTATCACGTTCGCGGGGGCTTCATACACGTGTTATCACATGTGATCTTCGACCGGTCCGGGAGAATCTCTTTTGTAATCGCACGACTGCAGCGGGGCGGATCGTTCCCGAAAACTCTACGGTGGATTTATACTTTTGAAACGTAGAGTAACACAGATATGAGAGAGAGGGGAGTCGAGTTTCGGGGGGATCCACGCGGGATATCGAACCTCGTCGGGGTCGTTTTGCTGATCGGCATGGCGATCACGGGGGCGGTGCTGGTCGCGGTTATCGGCGCGTCCGCACTGAACGAGACCGAACAGGAGAGTCGAATGCAGGTGGCCGAGCAGTCGATGCAGGAGGTATCGTCGCAGTTTCACGAGTTGAAGGTCACCGGCGAAGGGGGACGGGCGTCGCTGACGCTCCCGGACGACACCAGCGGAGACATCTCGGTGGTGAACACGACGACCGTGACGCTCCTCGCGAACGGGAACGAGAGCTGTTCGAGCGGCCCCGTCCCGATGGGGACGGTCCTGTACGACAATCCCGAGGAGGGGATCGTGGGGTACGAGGCAGGGGGGATCTGGCGCCAGACCGACGACGGAAGCACGTGGATGGTCTCCTCGCCCGACGTGGAGTACCGGAACGGACGACTGGCGCTCCAGATCTCGGACATGCAGGGCTTCGTGTCCGGTAACGGAAAGGTCTCGGCGGCGGTCGACGAGCGAGAATCCGCCTGGGAGAGCGACAACATCAGCCGGGCGCTGTCCGTCAACCGCACGGCCGAAGAGTTGCGTAACGGCGTCGGGCCGGTTAGGGAGACCTGCGAGCCCAGCAACGTCGAGAACGTCACGGTCAGCATCCGGGGCAGTCAGTTCGCACGCGCGTGGTACAATTTCGCCACGCAGAACTTCGACGACCGACTGGTGACGGTAGAGCAGCGCTCGGTGATCGAGGCCGGCGACCCGATCAACATCACGTACCTGCTCGGCGAGCATCGCGATCCCGAGTACCAGATCACCGACGTCGACGCGCCCGCCTCGACCCGCGAGGGGACCGACATGACGATGGACGTGACCGTCGAGAACGTCGGTGATTTCAACGGGACCGCGCCGATCACGCTGTACAACGAGACCGGGGGAATCGCGCCCGTGGAACTCGCTACTACGAGCCAGCGTATCGTCGCTGGCACTAGCGAGACGGTGACGCTCACCGTGGAGGCGGCGGACTTGAACTCGGGCAGCGCGGGCGCGGCGAACTACACGACGAGAGTGGAGACACCCGACGACAACGTGCCGGTCGAGTTCGTCGTCGGGAGCGGCTCGCCTGCGGATCTGGGCATCCAATCGCTGAGTTCCCCGGCCGACGCGGAACTGGGGGACGACCGGGACCTGAGCGTGACCGTCGAAAACACGGGTGGAACGCCGGCCGGCGAAACCGTGCGGTTCTACTACGCGGACGAGTTCAAGGACGAAGCATACGTGTGGCTCGACGACGGTGACACGGAAACCCTCAGCTTCGACGTCCCGACGACCCGGGAGGGGGACATCCCGCTGAAGGTGAACTTCTCGAGCCCCAGCGAACCCGATCACGAGCGAACCACGACCATCACGATCGGCGACCTCCCGGACTTCGAACTCGAGAGCGCTACCGGACCGTTCCGGGTCACGCAGAACACCCCCTACGAGATCGACGCGACCGTCGAGAACGAAGGGTCGACGGAGGGGACGCGTCCAGTCGAGATCGAAGTCCGGAACGCCTCGAATCCGGGCGATACGGTCTA
Above is a genomic segment from Halorientalis sp. LT38 containing:
- a CDS encoding DUF6230 family protein, with translation MYDKTLLAKSTGVSLGVIAVIGLLFLSTGTALAVPVAGIGGFTIEADRIEGDDLVLYPDVVEESGSDQPQTVMELQANRIEGMRLVKRIDFDDVTFDQMDGNMRITIESGGTVETDQIFIQSPGLNATDSTFNGLRMSASDSEDLDETFLIEAPGDPIEGKTVTIDETDNPGIVMDNAEIHATYLATDQITLPDLEVRVQYDSDDDGEYEYEG
- a CDS encoding helix-turn-helix transcriptional regulator; amino-acid sequence: MSRPLSLAFVCVLLVGTVLGQGVAAGSVAAGDPADDPASVAQADRDRAFATLQEFDRTRFVFTVYENGSARWTERHFQGLANDTERESFREYADRFRTTETDAWTDFQVRASELTAAGADATGRNMTARNFNRTAGLNSVGNGVVEMSFLWSNFAETSGDEVVVGDIFEGGGPYINEDQELSVVAGPSLSVVESDSTDPDQTATLDGRDSLIWFGPESFPSGLTAAFATGGDPADGQAGGDGTGTTETDGGPQQASTEGIGLLPLVLFGIVIVAIGAGAGIAWRTGMFGSTSQRDDDPGAGGESGVAAGAGTVGDAESDSGEGAAVAEEELLSDEDRVISLLEENGGRMKQATIVDETGWSKSKVSMLLSDMAEAEDISKLRVGRENIISLKGHEPDAAGSPFDDE